In the Paracholeplasma morum genome, ATAATAACTTCCAGCACCATTCCTATATGATTCAACAACTTCATTTTTTAATGTTTCAGTATAACTTTGATTCATACCTTGCATACGTAATGCTTCAGCACCAAACTTACTATATTTGAAAATCAGTACCTCTATTGCGCTTTTGCTTACGCCAAACTGACTTGCTAACTGTCTAAGTGACCCTTCGCCTTTCTCATATATCGTGCAAATAAGTAATTTTTCTTCATAACTTAA is a window encoding:
- a CDS encoding helix-turn-helix domain-containing protein, yielding MRKNKRLSYEEKLLICTIYEKGEGSLRQLASQFGVSKSAIEVLIFKYSKFGAEALRMQGMNQSYTETLKNEVVESYRNGAGSYY